Within Nosocomiicoccus ampullae, the genomic segment TTTGCGCATCCTCAGCATCATTACTACATGCACTCAGTAAAACTGATGATGCTAACAAACTAACTAGAATCTTTTTCATAACTATCTCCTTAACTATAGAACATCTGCATGTCCACTATAAACGACATGCTGTTCGCTATCAACAGTGACATTCATACCTGGTTTTAACACTTCAAAAGCATCTTTAGCGCCAACAATCGTCGGTAAATCTAAGTTTAATCCAATAATCGCACCTGGGCTTGTTAAACCACCTTCAACAGTAATCAGTCCTGCTGCTTTAACGAGTAGTGGTGTCATCATACCGTCGACTTTCTCTAATACGACAATTTTATTCGTCGTATCAACTTTAGATAACTCTTCATATGTTTTAGCAAGTACAACTTCTCCATACCCAGTATGTTTTCCGATACCTTGAGCGTTTATTAATGTGTCTCCGACAACGTGAAGTTTCATTAAGTTTGTCGTACCTGCCTGACCAGTTGGTACACCAGCAGTAATAATGATTAAGTCACCTTCATTAACGATTCCTTTTTCAACAACACTTTGGACTGAGCCGTTTAATACTTCGTCTGTATTATTTAAGCCACCTTTAACAACTGGATGAACGCCCCATACAAGACAAAGTTGTCTTGCGACATGTTCATACGGAGTAACTGCAACGATGTCACATTGCGGACGATGTTTAGAAATCATATTCGCCGTATGACCAGATTCTGTTGCAGCGACGATTGCTTTACAGTTTAAGTTTAATGCCGTATGTGCTGCTGCAACACCAATCGCTGTCGTGACAGTTGGATCTTGATATTTCGTACGTTCTGTTAATAATGCTTTATAATTTTGTGCAGTTTCACTTGATTGTGCGATATCTGCCATCGTCATTACAGCTTCAGCAGGATATTCTCCAGCCGCTGTTTCACCTGAAAGCATTACTGCATCACTACCGTCGAAAATTGCGTTTGCAACGTCACTTGCTTCAGCACGTGTACATCTCGGGTTGTGTTGCATTGAATCTAGCATTTGTGTCGCTGTGATGACTGGTTTACCCGCATGATTACATTTTTTTATTAATTCCTTTTGAGCAATTGGAACAGATTCAGTTGGAATTTCAACACCTAGGTCCCCGCGCGCAACCATTAGTCCGTCAGAGACGAGTAAAATGTCACCAATATTATCGATCCCTTCTTGGTTTTCAATTTTAGGGATAATTTTAATATATTCAGCACTGTTTTCTTCAAGTAATTGACGAATTTGTAAAACGTCATCTTTTTTACGAATAAATGACGGCGCAATAAAATCAACTTCATGTTCAATTCCAAATAGAATATCTCTTTCGTCCTTATCAGTCATAGATGGTAAGTTAACTTTAACTTGAGGGACGTTGACCCCTTTTTTATTTTTAACTTCACCTTCATTTAAAACGATTGTACGAATAACTTCTTTTTCTAGATCAATACTCGTAATTTTAAGTGTAATAATACCATCATCAATTAAGATTTCGTCGCCCTCTTTAACGTCATGAATTAACCCACTATAAGTAATTGAAATGTGTGTGTTATCGCCGAGCACTTCATTCATATGAACGTCTAATTCTTGATTTTTCTCTAAATGAACGACACCATCTTTCATATTATGTGTTCTAATTTCTGGCCCTTTAGTATCGAGTAAAATTCCGATATGTTTGTCTAAACGTTTTGCAACGTTACGAATCGATTTAATTCTCGCTAAATGTTCTTCATGGTCTCCGTG encodes:
- the pyk gene encoding pyruvate kinase, coding for MRNTKIVCTIGPASESEEMLEKLMRAGMNVARLNFSHGDHEEHLARIKSIRNVAKRLDKHIGILLDTKGPEIRTHNMKDGVVHLEKNQELDVHMNEVLGDNTHISITYSGLIHDVKEGDEILIDDGIITLKITSIDLEKEVIRTIVLNEGEVKNKKGVNVPQVKVNLPSMTDKDERDILFGIEHEVDFIAPSFIRKKDDVLQIRQLLEENSAEYIKIIPKIENQEGIDNIGDILLVSDGLMVARGDLGVEIPTESVPIAQKELIKKCNHAGKPVITATQMLDSMQHNPRCTRAEASDVANAIFDGSDAVMLSGETAAGEYPAEAVMTMADIAQSSETAQNYKALLTERTKYQDPTVTTAIGVAAAHTALNLNCKAIVAATESGHTANMISKHRPQCDIVAVTPYEHVARQLCLVWGVHPVVKGGLNNTDEVLNGSVQSVVEKGIVNEGDLIIITAGVPTGQAGTTNLMKLHVVGDTLINAQGIGKHTGYGEVVLAKTYEELSKVDTTNKIVVLEKVDGMMTPLLVKAAGLITVEGGLTSPGAIIGLNLDLPTIVGAKDAFEVLKPGMNVTVDSEQHVVYSGHADVL